The Rhipicephalus microplus isolate Deutch F79 chromosome 4, USDA_Rmic, whole genome shotgun sequence sequence TACAATACTGATGTCACGTCAATCGCGAACAGCAGCAAGCATGACCAATCGAGCACGCCGTCCATTTATCAGAATACTGAGAGGCGCTCACATAAGCATTGGCACCACTGCGCTAGTACCCTGTAGTGCGATATTTCCGCTATTGTTATAGCTCTGATTTGGCAGTAATAGTGGCCTTCGTGGGCGCTCAGAGCGTTTTTTTGGTCGTTTCTTTATGTTCACAATATATCTATTTTCTGTGTTTCAAATATGATAAGTAGACTAGAAGCGagaaatattgcactatagtGGGATGGCATCGGACTGCCAAACTAAATGTGAACTCCTGTCGACGGTGATTAGTGGAGAGTGCACACTAGAGACGCCCGAGTCTGATGATTTTCCAAGACGCGTCACGCTGCATGTCGAAGAAGTATAGGGAAGTACCAGGTCCAACTCCCTTGCACAGTTCGATGTGTACTCAAGCGTAACAATTGAGTCCGAATGTAACAATTGAGTGTAATGTAACTAGTGAGTGCAAATGTAACTAGTGAGTGCGAATTTGCGTGTCTTGGTGCATTTAACGCTCAAAAAAGAGCCAAGAATTTCTCTCCGCATTTAGGACGTGCCACTGACCTGCCATGAAGTGCATGCTAGACTATTCGCGAAAAGGACGACGAAAACAAAAGCAGACGCGACCGCTCTTCATTTTCAGTCTGTCGCATCAGTATATCTACGGCCCGTACgcctgtttacaaacatggactGCTAGAAGGCCAAAATAGCAACAAGGCATCACACAATCTAAACTGCGTGACAAGTCGGTGACGTGAAGCTTCCAACTTGTTAGAAAGAGCTCGGTGTTATTATTCATAATCAGCCTCCTATGAACAAATTTAAGTACCCGCTACATGAATGTGTAGCGGGTACGTAGCATGTTTCTTTGCATATTTATCATAAATGGCACATTGCATACTTACTTACTTAGAAAAGTTAACGTCCTTTTTTGGCGCAGTGCGAACCTTGGCACTGTAATTGCAgttgtcgccccccccccccccaaaaaaaaagacgtttgcAACGGGCTCCAGAAAGCGAACTCCTACAGCTTTTGTTATTTCTGAATTTTCTGTTCTACGAAGACCTCGCCATTTCCGTCCCAGTGGGGCAAAGCATCTAGCTTATGTGGCCCGAAGTTGCGCTCATCAATGATTTTAATTCGCTGTCGTTCTTGAACGGAAGTGCTAATGAAGCAATGCTGGACGTTTGTAGCCATAGTGGTCTTCGATAGCCATTAACCGAAAGCAGAGGCGTAGCGAGTGCGCTGGCCAGTGACCTCCAGGAACGCTATCTTCACGCTAAGCTCACTCCACAGTCAGGAAAAGTCACAAATGTAGAATAAATCTACTCTCGTAAACCTATTTTATATCTATAAAATTACCTGAAAGCAGTGGAGCAGATGCTTTTTTTTCATAAAGCGTACGCTTACGTTATGAAGATAAACATGTTGGCCAAAAGCCTCTTTTCTACCACGAGTGCACTTGGCAAACTGAATGGGTGTCTCATAAGTAAAACATTGGATATGAAAAAACGTTCTCTTCTTTTGTGATTTGAACCCGAGGACAACGTTTTTCTGCAGTGGTTGCCCCCCTATTAGAGTCTATTATGAGAGGCTGGCAGATCACACTATTCGCGAGTATTTTATTCGACCACTGAAAGCAGGGACAATGCATGAAAATCCACGAGTCTTCCTCCATCGCACGGAGCTCCGTAAAACTGATAGTCGCTAGGTTTTTCTTATATAATAACGATTTACGGATTGGTAGCGTTGCACCATATTTATAAACTAACAATATCCTTATCCTATGTTTTGTGCTTAACTTTATGTATTGTTTGCGTGCGGTGTTACAAAGGCACAAGAATGGTAACGgggtaaaacatgactacaataGTTATCTGCGAATATTTACCTTTTTTTATTATCAAATGCACTAACAGCTGAAAATAGATGAGGAAAACGCAAGATAAGTATGTTGTTCTTCTATATAAATGCGTGCCTAACCATCTTTCAGAATGTGAGTGCCTAACGTAACACTAGCAGCTGCACGCATCGCGAGAGATTTGGGAGCTGCATGTATACGAGACTCGGACACCCCATGAACGCCTTTGCGGACTTCCAGTGACGAACACTTTACTTTCCTGCAGTCGGGCACCCAAGGCCCCAGCACCATCGTCATATTCAGCGTGGCGCTGGTGCTTCTCACGCTGGCGGCGGTGGCCAGCTTCTACGCCCTTGACGCGATCAAGAACGCCGAGGCCGTGTCGTCGTCGACCGCCGCCACTACGAGCCCGCATGAGGAGCCGGGAAACGACACCGTCCAGAATGCCAAGCCCATTGACGACACAGAGGCCGAGGCCACCAGTGTCGCTGACTTTGAGAACGAGCTGGACACCATCCCCCCTGTGGACACAACCTGACCGCTCAGTGCTCTACGCATCGGTCTTTAATGTTTTTGAGTGTAATTTGACAACGTCGTTAAAGTGTTTCGTGTCCGTAAATTGAAACGAAACTCCTTCTCTAGAACAGTTAGCTGAACATTCCAACAGTATAGCACAGCTTAGGTAGTGATACAGACCGGCAAATTTGAGAACGCGATTATTCCAGTGTGCGTTCAATGTGCTAGGCGAATGACGAAATAATCTGCCTTGTCTGAAAGACGCACTACTTTCGAATTATTCTAGTCAAAGTAAATTGTAATAATCCTCATTTCATTGAAAAGAATTGCTATGAAAATACAGAAGGAACCGGATGGCCACAAGGCCGCCATTGCTACAGCAGCAGTTATCGTAAAAGAGAGCTCGCAAGAAAATTGATGAATTACGTAGCCCTCACCATAGTTAGAGAGCTCGTATATGCACCAGTGAGCAAAAGTGTACGGACCATTGCCGTTCGTATACCTTTGCCGTCTGTGCCGCCTAGAGGTGAGTCATTTGCTGTCGAGGCCATATCTCACACCTAAATGTCGTAGCGCTACATTTGACGAAGACAAGAAACTTAGTACAAAACATCGCAAGTACTTTCCTGTTCAGCCAACACCCGTCCCACCACGTACATGGTTTCTTGTCTTGGTCAAAGGTAGCGCTAAAATTCGTCACGTTAGAATACATCACTAACCCCGCAACGTCGTTTGCTAAGCCATGTCTCTCCGTCAGAGTAATGCTCTCGACAGCGGAGAGTGTAGAAGGAAGCTGCTAGCAAACGCAAGGATTTAGCGTTAGTGTTACCGTTGCGTGCCGCCAACTGGACACGTGCAGAACGTTAACGTAGCCCAAACTGCTACGTGCGAACGCTATTTATAGAGTATAGAGTTCAACGCTATAGCGCATACAAGAGGTCCCGTATGTATAGGACAACATGGCGGTGCCTGTTGAAACGAAAGCCGTCCACTACGAATCTTTCTAGTCGCCGGCCTGCGCTGTTCAGCTCTTTCAATCTCAAATGCAGGTCGTAATTCATTAATTTGAGTAATGGGGCTTCACCAGCTGTGTACTGCCGAAAAAACAGTTATACGTTCTCCAGATACACAGTTGATTTAGGGTGCACAAAACTTAGTCAATCTTCTCTACGAGGTTCACTCACGTTTTCGGTAGCCACCAGGAGATGGCCACGCCGTACTGATTTGTTCGTTTCCAAGACGAGGCGAACGCAGCCGCAAGTGAAGCTGAGCCAAGTAATAGGGCTCTTGAAGAATACTCAATAATGGCATATGTCGAAAAAAAATCGTGTGTTTCGGGCCATCAAACGCAACACTGCACCATCGTGGCACGAAGACGCACCAATTGTTACCTGAGTCAGCTCAATTGGGTGGC is a genomic window containing:
- the LOC142813948 gene encoding uncharacterized protein LOC142813948, which produces MATAEPMAAFKKPSMAALPGEAKPKPSPIVPVGAAPVVPAYVPPARQYDDEDDDDADELSKPHIRSMMNPSGTQGPSTIVIFSVALVLLTLAAVASFYALDAIKNAEAVSSSTAATTSPHEEPGNDTVQNAKPIDDTEAEATSVADFENELDTIPPVDTT